The Styela clava chromosome 3, kaStyClav1.hap1.2, whole genome shotgun sequence genome includes the window gcctgaattttaaaaattatcttAATATATGCTCTCCcctcaaaataagacctagtcaatgacgcaaaatttttttgatttagtgGACAGCAAGAAATCTCTACTAcatgttttaaatgattgataatctatgttttgcagttatttcgACATAGTCTCCAATGAACTTGCtgaaatatatgtatttttgcaaaaaataaaacgaatttacaataagcatatatatatagtttaatGCGTGGGTGGGGAATGACCCCACCCAAAGATAATCGGAAACTATGTTCAGGCTCATTTAGACAATTTCGGCACTTTGTTTTAATTGTCATCATGGCTGATAATCCTTGCTCACACTTCCACGTGGAGTGAAAATCAATAGTAGAGGAACAGCATTGCGAGTCAGTCTCGGGTAACTAGTGGCCAATTTTAGCCCGAAATTGATTGGTGAGCATTCTTTGTGCTCAGTTTCTGCTGTTTCATCGGATTGAATATCAATTATATCTTCTTGTTCACCAGTTCCAACAGGTAGAAGTCGGCGGGAAACGAATTAACCGTGTATGGGCAACATATTATATCCGGTAACAATGCATCAGTTACGTTCTTAGATGATCTGCAATTTCTTGAGATATTCATTCACTGGGCTCCCTCGTAATGGTGGTACGGAAACGAACGTTTCGTAATGTCTGTTCTCAGTATGTCCCCTAGATTTTCTTTTTAAGGGGGGGTGTtccaaaatttagggggtggtaaataatttgcttttagagataaaactaggctatttgtattcttaaaaaaaatggtatgtatttaagaaacgatgtacatgaggGCCCCctaagttgattgacggcgagctaaaatccacagcagaatgaaattgtagggccagaagaGGGGAGtgaggaaaagtgcgggacgacacggctggggttcagggcgcgcttgagcgccctgagaaaattatGAGAAATAGttaccaaaataggctctaggcttgattttagatacacctagcatcgcagtttgttatgtaatgaaatcaataattataatatctagctgatagaattcccggggaatagataacaaacaagcacggctttcaaccgtaaatatatactactactagggatgggcaatgtaggataatttactattctagaatagttaaatcgaatccagaataccgaatcctattctattttcatacttattcaaatagagggaattttcctgattgctggatttagatgtcaaaaattgtaaatgtattactataaatgtattatttatttggaaatgtccttaaCATTggatttgatactaaacaggcatttcccaggacaatgaaatctaagaatattacaatatttttgctttcaattgttccaaatgtatgtaatctctAAATACTTATATGCTAAATTACGCTTcaaacactttaatagtaagcggttaaatacaaaaatagatatgaaacggcattaaatcattattaatgttatagagtgtcgagtgtactaaaacacacccgctgagaattaattagatgcaggaccagcgtgtggccactgcaacctatgcgaccggtgtaaaatattaaatttaaccactatcaattaaaatcaacttatTATTCTGTGCCATCAAGACGTGCAAAACAAGGTTCCCGTAAATTATCATATTctataaaacatataatcttctaataatattctaaaacatatcattatctacccagacttggccctactcaaactcaatacgtAACTATTTTCGCCAGATGTGGCatcttttttttaagtttatcggcgaataaaattactacagacactcgatcaaacgtgcgtctatcttgaacgataaaAACGGACCGAaatatatgtaatcttttgggagtgaaatttaaatgcgaCAGATCGTCGTGTtatgcgatataactttgtatttcagAAACTGgtgtaataaaagtaataaaattatttcaaaataatatttgatttaaattaatcgcaagtaaTGTCATAACATTTTACGCCTGGCTTTTGATTTACATGCATCATTTTCTGGGGAAAACTCGCCGGTCGCggaaaatcatttacagtaatgtaaaatgaagcaaggcacgcctgtaaacaattgaagattgttgcaatcagattatcggaatatcgccAGTTAGTcgcacaaataattattattattaaaccctcgctagatagcaaagcaggaaaacgcaaaaaatggtgcaataacgagtctttgTCGTAAGGTGCACTTCACGACTTCTTGTTCAGAAtacgccgattgagattactgtgtttgatgtttaccgattttgcgggttctttgcgattaggcaagtttaattaaacgagagaaatttccacgcgagaaagaactcgctcgtctttaattgataaattagaaatccgaaatacaaaaattaacgcccggcgaaaacgcaaaaatggtgcaataacgagtcttcgccatGAGATGTACTTCGCAGACTTCCTGTCCAGAAtacgccgattgagattacagtgtttgaagtttaccgattttacgggttctttcAGAGCAGACGCAAGTCTAGTTagttaaacgagagagatttccacgcgagaaaaacgctcgtctttaatcgatatttagaaacccgaaatgcaaaaatcgacgcatggcgccggagaggcggaaaccgaatcctgttatcggatcctgttggattcgaatactttgggattcgaatcctccggattcggtattctatattgcccatccctaactactacgtttcaacaagtaatttgcaactgatagtgactaatgaagttacctgctcatctggcattgtatgaatgtcTACTTATGGCtagttttgttacacatttctaatttttttgaacatgtttgtttgacttttgtatgaattaaattttgaaatacgctcgtcaactgatcgtaatgtcgcataatgttgtactccttcagaactgaaatattttgttggtaagaagacaaatcgctgaagtttgattcttttcaataaagaaataaaccacatgaagggttaaactacttcactcaagttcggcgggccattttaaatcgttacgcgggccgtaattggcccgcagactgcggtttagaaccccgcagtgtggaatcgcatctcaaaattagggggggtgtttgtaattttagggggggtgttcaccccctataggggggtgtagggaaatcactgtctgttcttcatatttttcattcatgTGTCTAGCTAACCAACGCTTCAAGCTTAGAGACGAATTCTTGGATAGATCTGCTTGCAACGATAAATTCACATGGTTAAGAGCTTGAAAAATATCCGACAGGTAAGCCAACTATGAGATAAACTCTTCGTTCTCCAAATCGTTTTTAAATCATGTCTCTTATCTTTGGAAATTTGTGAATAGTTCTTGTCGGAGTTCAAAGAACCTCCTAGTGATATTCCCACGGGAGAGTCAGCGCACTTCTGTATGGTAAAGAAGACACTTGTGATCGGAATTCAAATCTTCACACAGCCTAGTGGTTAGAGCTGATGTTTTGACGTAATTCACCATTTGATTATTCGATCCAAGTATGACAATAGATCCGAAGGGAGCACCTTGGCACAAAGAACACCCATGTGGATGAAGCAGTGAATAAAAGTGGCGCTTGGTGATACATTTTTAACATGTGTTTGAAATTCGAACAAGCATGGATGGAGCAACAGGTTATTTATTTGACCTAAACGTTGAAAACATCATTTATTTGTGTTGTTGCAGACTGATCCGTGCTCAGCAATAATTCTATTCGCACAGTATTATTCTATGTAAAGCGGACATAAACGAGTAATTGGTGACAGCAGGTTATTTTTGGTGAAAAATTCGCCCaaaacgttgaaaatatcgatccCTTTTGTTGTATCAGATTGATCTGTGCTCAGCAATAATTCTGTTCGCACAATATTATTCTGTACAAAGCGGACATAAACGGGTAATTGAGAACATTTAGTGACAGCAGTCGATTCATCAAGTTGTATGGCAAAATCAAACTTTGATCCTTTAACTTCAACAATCACTTGTTTTTCAATGTGAATAGACATTTCTTCGATACGTCGTTTCACGGTATCTCCAGTGACTCTTTTCCAATCAGGTTCCGAACTAACATCCTCGCTGCTGACAAAACAAGCGACTCCGCAATGGTATGAACTTTCTTATTTTGAGTCCCTAGAAGAAATACATCGTACAATGCTTTCACAATCCCGGCATTCGTTTGGTAAAACTGCCCTGCCTGGTCCTGCTTTCGCTTCACACGTTCCCCATTTCTCTCAAAATAACTTTTATCGCGGTGCTTCTTGTCTGTGTAATTGGACTCAAGATGCTGCTTATTAAGCAAACCTGGTTTCATGACTGCATTTgggggataggataggatttacatatttatcccgggggagaggaaagccgataaaacggcttatccatatggcgaaccacggcctctcgtccggttaacattccaagtcgggtatgggattagttatattgtttgttttcggaggcatggacttggtggtggaggaagccgtaaccgaccagcggttacgtgaaccaccaaacgacggcgaggagtccagcaaccctcttgcacataaccatccctgcatgggattcgaacatgcgaacccacgcagagtaattagaggtgcggtggcgaacGCTTAGCctgttgagccacaccgccgcgcggTTATGCAGACCACGCACTGCGGTtaactttttttattatgttcGATAGCGATGAAGCCATACCTAATGTATTCGGAGGCACACTTTCGCTTCGACATGCTTGAATATTCAGTCAAAAAATTTCCGATAAATTAGCTTCAAAAGTAAAGCTAGTGCCGACCAGCCGATACATACAGAAGGTAGTAACAGTAACATCTGTATGACGTGTCAAATCCCTATCAGGGCATCTCGAGATGCGTCGAACGCTTATTTCGTTGCCGACACAAAAGtgaattgttgcaataattccaACTGTATGCGGACTACTCGAAAAACTCCTGCGTATTGCGAACCACATGTTGAGAACCGCCACTATTTCTATGATTATTACTGTGACACATTTAACACATTTGTGGGCGTTTAAAAAAAGAATAACTTTTCTCGTCTGATGATGCTAAATTTTTCCGATTGACAAAAATATACGACACGTTTCTCTTCCTCTCTATATCATTAAGATCACACGGCCAGTCATTCTCATATTGGTCATTCGGGGAGGTAACTTATATGTTATGGCTGGCCGTGACTGATCGGTTTCGTTATTCTGTCATAAACGCAGAATCACTCTCGTTTGCTGACTGTTAGCGAGGCGGAAGTTCACGTATGCCAGTACAGTGCTGTTTATTGGACTCCCCAAATCtatgtatatttcaatatacgTAGGGCCGTGGACACTTTTGTTTTCAGTGATATTTGGGATAGTTTTGCTGACGGAAAGCTCAATCTGCCTACCTTATCTTTGTATTTTAGTTAAGCAAGTAGGAAAGGCAAAGGCCGGGTATCAGGGTATTGATATCCCGTGATGTCTGAATGCTATTTGGTGCTGAATCAGATTTTTTCCAtcttaatgctgtaatggcTTCGGTAAGAATATCCATGCTGTAGTGTACAGTAGACTAATTCTTCTATGTTTTAGTTTTGTTGTTTTAGTTAACTTACCCGGtacctgtaccggtaccggtaacgaaATAAAACCTGGTATTAACTCCTATTTTCGAAGACGTTTTTTTTGTTACGTTACCGTACCTTGTTTTTGCCATTAAAGTATTATAAATCATACATCTGAAATTGCTGTTTTTGTGTAAAACACATAAttcatatgtatgtatgttattTATAGCCTATATCTGTATATGTATGTATTTTTAGataaggtaccggtaccggtaggcgAAATTGTAAATAATTACCGTAAGTGAAACATGTCTGCATGTGCAATACTGACTActgttatataatatattcaatagGCCTATATCTGATGTCGTTTATATTTTGCATGATACAGCTCAGCATACTATACGGGTATAGATCGAGCGacattgttttgttttacagatgatcagacacccctcttTTGGGAGACCTTTGGACATTGCTGTCCCACAATATCAGTAAAattacagtataatgaagttgcgcaaaatactccAAAAAAGCAATCGAATAATCTAATCTAAAAACGCGATTAATTCAGATTAtcattgagacaagcatggcgtgATATGACGTGGTGCCAatcgcccctcgtttgtgataCACATggattgtttgttttattgaaccaaatggagtgaaattcttggaatttggatagggCCAGACTGTAATAGGTTGAATTTTGTTGGTACTTTTCAACTATTTTAAACACAAGGAAATCTTGGTTGGTATGGATGTATGGATAACATTTATTCAGATTTACCCTCTGCCCCTTGCTCAACTGCATGGGATCTTATCCAAAATGTCTTGAGAATTCATTTTAATAGTCATGAGAATACCCTCTTAAAAACCAAGCTTGATAAGAAATTGCTTGGTGATTTCATGACATCTGGACATGGTTAACTCTTTTTCACTTTGATCTTCCAGTACTGCTGCTGTACCACTGCTGATATTTGTAATTCTGAATAGCTTAGGTAGTAATTATCTTTGTGGTTTTACAATATAAAGATATAATGGAAGGGAATGTGCTCCCTGGTTCTTCTGAAGTATTGCTTGAAGTACGATGTTGTAGCATCAATATTATCACGAAGAGAAGTGATCAACAATTTCTTCCTGATGGTTTCAGTAAGCTTCCAATAATTCGTAGCATAAGTgggaaaatcacaaaaattggctcaaatgtcaaaagatttaaAATTGGGGATGAGGTAGCTGGAATAATTCCATTAGACATGGCCAAAACTCTACATGGCATAAAAACTACTCTTATGCAGGAAGAATTTTTAGTGCACAAGCCTTCTGAATTGGGTTGGGAAGTTGCAGCATGTTGTTTGCTGGATGGATTAACTGCTTATACAGCGCTACATTACCAAGCTCACATTCGACCTGGTGATACATTACTACTATGCAATGGTTCTGATTCAACAGGGGTTCTAATGGCACAAATTGCTAGACATTGGGGCGCAAAGGTTCTCGTCACTGCATCCTCTGAAGAAGAAGCTCAGATCTTACGTATGATGTCTAACAATGGCCCACAAGTATTCGGTGGTCACCAATTGTTGCATAATTTTGTGATGGACGAAACAGGGGGCTTAGGTGTTGATTGTATTGTTGATAATGGAATTATTGTTCACGATTCTTCAATTACCAATAACGATGAAGATTTTTCAAAACCAACAAAACATGATATTATTTCTTGTCTTGCTGTAGGAGGTAAATGGATTACTAGCCAAAGTGATTTGCAAATAGACCCTCCTGATTCAGAAGTCTTGCATATGAAAGGGTCAAGCTTATGTCACTTATTTCCTGAGATGTGGACATTGTCAACAAGTCAGCAAGGTCGATATCTTCACATATTGAAGGACGTTTTAGATAAAGCAGCATGCGGTGTCATACGACCTCATCTCATGACTGTCCTTCCTGCTTCAGAAGTACAATCTAGAAGTGATTTGTTTCCATCTAAAAGTTGCATTGTTATCAAGCTGTAGTGTGAATAGTACTGTGTGACCGAATGCTGACAATGAATTGTTTTGTTCAATTGGAAATTagtgcaatattattttaccgATACCATGAAAATGGgtttagtaatttttttttttcatttctaatatattgttatatacaaaataataatttggatCGGTTAATTGaaactaatattttatttgttattgaagaaactattaaataaataagtatCGAACATGGTTAAATATGGTATTAAATTCTAATGTCAAATTGTTATCTTTTCCATTATACTGTTGATTGAATactatttttcttcaaattgatTTTTGATTTGCAGGTTCTATAAGCTAATAGGCAAATCTCTATAATTTTCCTCATACAAAGGT containing:
- the LOC120342164 gene encoding quinone oxidoreductase-like protein 1 — translated: MEGNVLPGSSEVLLEVRCCSINIITKRSDQQFLPDGFSKLPIIRSISGKITKIGSNVKRFKIGDEVAGIIPLDMAKTLHGIKTTLMQEEFLVHKPSELGWEVAACCLLDGLTAYTALHYQAHIRPGDTLLLCNGSDSTGVLMAQIARHWGAKVLVTASSEEEAQILRMMSNNGPQVFGGHQLLHNFVMDETGGLGVDCIVDNGIIVHDSSITNNDEDFSKPTKHDIISCLAVGGKWITSQSDLQIDPPDSEVLHMKGSSLCHLFPEMWTLSTSQQGRYLHILKDVLDKAACGVIRPHLMTVLPASEVQSRSDLFPSKSCIVIKL